One region of Mucilaginibacter sp. 14171R-50 genomic DNA includes:
- a CDS encoding ABC transporter permease, whose product MEEFEASASAKKTKTIYISTVFGIAMVLLMIGLLGLILVHANNLSRYVKENIVLNIFMDDSAHETDVMQLQKQLDANPMVKQTLYVSKELAAHNLQKDLGEDFVKFLGYNPLSQSLDIYLKADYANNAGIEKFKAQLLKNPLVKEVKYQQSLVDQMNQNLTSISLIILAFAGIFVILSVALINNTIRLAIYSQRFLIKSMQLVGATKSFIRKPFLLYGIWHGLLGALISIVILIGTLYLANKQIPDLVILQSPAEFGMVFIGIIILGIFISAFSTFLAVNKFLRLKIYDLYR is encoded by the coding sequence ATGGAAGAATTTGAAGCAAGTGCATCGGCAAAAAAAACCAAAACGATATATATATCTACCGTTTTTGGTATTGCCATGGTTTTATTGATGATAGGGTTGCTGGGGTTGATACTGGTTCATGCCAACAACCTCTCCAGATATGTTAAGGAAAATATTGTTCTGAACATATTTATGGACGATTCGGCCCACGAAACAGATGTAATGCAGCTGCAAAAGCAACTGGATGCTAACCCCATGGTAAAACAAACGCTTTACGTAAGTAAAGAGTTGGCTGCCCACAACTTGCAGAAGGACCTTGGCGAAGACTTTGTAAAGTTTTTAGGATACAACCCGCTATCGCAATCACTTGATATTTACCTGAAGGCAGATTACGCCAACAACGCCGGTATCGAAAAATTTAAGGCCCAGTTACTAAAAAACCCATTGGTTAAAGAGGTGAAGTATCAGCAATCACTGGTTGATCAAATGAACCAGAATCTTACCTCTATCAGCCTTATTATCCTGGCCTTTGCCGGTATATTTGTAATATTATCAGTCGCCCTCATCAATAACACCATCCGGCTGGCTATTTACTCGCAGCGCTTCCTCATCAAATCAATGCAGTTGGTAGGTGCTACAAAAAGCTTTATACGCAAGCCGTTTTTACTTTACGGCATATGGCATGGGTTACTGGGCGCCCTAATATCTATTGTTATATTAATTGGCACACTTTACCTGGCCAATAAACAAATACCAGACCTGGTGATACTGCAAAGCCCTGCCGAATTTGGGATGGTGTTTATAGGTATTATAATACTGGGGATATTTATATCGGCGTTTAGCACGTTCCTGGCGGTCAACAAGTTTTTACGCTTAAAGATATACGATTTATACAGATAG
- a CDS encoding thioredoxin family protein, with the protein MKKILFIAAIIGLSVTARAQEAAKAEGPKIYNPAADAKAEIAAAVKAAEVQHKNVLLQIGGNWCIWCLRFNDLVTKDAELNKYMNDNFVVLHVNWSPENKNEKVLADLGYPQRFGFPVFVVLDSKGNRLHTQNSGYLEEGKGHSKAKVMEFFQGWAPAALDPKSYVEKEKAK; encoded by the coding sequence ATGAAGAAGATATTGTTTATCGCCGCTATAATAGGACTGTCGGTAACCGCCAGGGCTCAGGAAGCCGCTAAAGCGGAAGGCCCTAAAATTTACAACCCCGCTGCCGACGCCAAAGCCGAGATTGCAGCCGCTGTAAAAGCCGCCGAGGTACAGCATAAAAATGTGCTGCTTCAAATTGGCGGCAACTGGTGTATATGGTGCCTACGGTTTAACGACCTGGTAACCAAAGATGCCGAATTAAATAAATACATGAATGATAATTTTGTGGTACTGCACGTAAACTGGAGCCCTGAAAACAAAAACGAAAAGGTGCTGGCCGATCTGGGCTACCCCCAACGTTTTGGTTTCCCGGTGTTTGTAGTACTTGATAGCAAAGGCAACCGCCTTCACACCCAAAACTCGGGTTACCTGGAAGAAGGCAAAGGCCACAGTAAAGCTAAAGTAATGGAGTTTTTTCAAGGCTGGGCACCGGCCGCGCTTGACCCTAAAAGCTACGTAGAAAAAGAAAAGGCGAAGTAG
- the pyk gene encoding pyruvate kinase, which yields MNFYYNRTKIVATMGPASAKKEVLLSMIRAGLNVCRLNFSHGKPEDHKKFVDLIREINSEYKTNVGILADLQGPKIRIGLVKDGGIHLINGTRINITTHECIGDDSQIYITYETFPQDVQANEIILLDDGKLQLKVIETNRKDTVVCEVVHGGILTSRKGVNLPNTKVSIPSLTPEDLENLKYALEWEVDWVGLSFVRTGQDIIDLKRIIRESGKQSRVIAKVEKPEAIENIDEIIAATDAVMIARGDLGVECPLEEVPLLQKMIARKCRDASKPVIVATQMLESMITTPRPTRAEVNDVANSVLDGADAVMLSGETSVGEFPVIVIETMAKIVRNVEDLGYPFNASKAENTDSASANYLSDALCGSAVYLAEHTNAMGIVSMTVSGYTAFEISSYRPKAGTYIFTSNKHLLNALSLVWGVRAFYYDKAESTDQTIADVNNILKQEQLLKAGDVVINTAAVPIYKQGKTNMLKVSVIE from the coding sequence ATGAATTTTTACTACAATCGTACTAAGATCGTTGCTACAATGGGGCCTGCATCAGCAAAAAAGGAAGTGTTGCTGTCAATGATAAGGGCCGGACTAAATGTGTGCCGACTAAATTTTTCGCACGGTAAGCCAGAAGATCACAAAAAATTTGTTGACCTGATCCGTGAGATAAACTCAGAATATAAAACCAATGTAGGTATCCTTGCCGATTTGCAGGGCCCCAAGATCCGTATAGGCCTGGTGAAAGATGGCGGTATACACCTTATAAACGGCACGCGGATTAATATTACTACTCATGAATGTATTGGCGACGACAGCCAGATATATATTACTTACGAAACGTTCCCGCAGGACGTACAGGCCAACGAGATCATTTTACTGGACGATGGTAAACTGCAATTGAAGGTTATTGAAACAAACCGTAAGGATACCGTAGTTTGCGAGGTAGTGCATGGCGGTATTTTAACATCGCGCAAAGGTGTTAACCTGCCAAACACAAAAGTATCGATACCAAGTTTAACACCCGAAGACCTTGAAAATTTAAAGTACGCCTTAGAATGGGAGGTAGACTGGGTGGGCCTTTCGTTTGTACGTACCGGCCAGGATATCATAGACCTTAAGCGTATCATCCGCGAAAGCGGTAAACAATCGCGTGTTATTGCGAAAGTTGAAAAGCCCGAGGCTATTGAAAATATCGACGAAATTATTGCAGCTACCGATGCGGTAATGATTGCCCGTGGCGACCTTGGTGTTGAGTGCCCGCTGGAAGAAGTGCCGTTGCTGCAAAAAATGATTGCCCGCAAATGCCGCGATGCATCAAAACCGGTTATTGTGGCTACACAGATGCTTGAATCAATGATAACCACGCCGCGCCCAACGCGCGCCGAGGTAAATGATGTGGCTAACTCGGTACTGGATGGTGCCGACGCGGTAATGTTAAGCGGCGAAACATCGGTAGGGGAGTTCCCGGTTATTGTTATCGAAACAATGGCGAAGATCGTTCGTAACGTGGAAGATTTGGGTTACCCGTTCAACGCTTCAAAAGCTGAAAACACCGATTCTGCATCGGCAAATTACCTGAGCGACGCGCTTTGCGGATCGGCTGTATACCTGGCCGAACACACCAATGCCATGGGTATTGTAAGCATGACTGTTAGCGGTTACACCGCTTTCGAAATATCGAGCTATCGCCCTAAAGCAGGGACTTACATATTTACATCAAATAAGCACTTACTTAACGCGCTTAGTCTTGTTTGGGGTGTAAGGGCATTTTATTATGATAAAGCCGAAAGCACCGACCAGACCATTGCGGATGTAAACAACATACTTAAACAAGAGCAATTACTTAAAGCTGGCGACGTGGTAATTAATACTGCCGCGGTGCCAATTTATAAACAAGGTAAAACCAATATGCTTAAAGTAAGCGTTATTGAATAA
- a CDS encoding IPExxxVDY family protein codes for MNRKILKFEIDLDFILIAVTTSLKDYRICYYINKCLNFNFSRIDDLRLDTNLNGSPLLFSLYHYSWESTETDFYFIGNKGSEGYLVPEMREADYFIMIKNYIDDEDLESMISALNKIPEIVAAVKIDPKKIKSRENLLF; via the coding sequence TTGAACAGGAAAATTTTAAAGTTTGAGATCGATCTGGATTTTATATTAATAGCGGTTACGACGTCGTTAAAAGACTACCGTATATGCTACTATATAAACAAGTGTTTAAATTTTAATTTTTCGCGGATAGACGATTTGCGGCTGGATACTAATCTAAACGGCTCGCCGCTGTTGTTCTCGTTATACCATTACAGTTGGGAAAGTACCGAAACTGATTTTTATTTTATAGGTAACAAGGGTTCGGAAGGGTATTTGGTACCCGAAATGCGTGAGGCCGATTATTTTATAATGATAAAAAATTACATCGATGACGAGGACCTTGAAAGCATGATATCCGCTTTAAATAAGATCCCTGAAATTGTTGCGGCAGTAAAGATTGACCCGAAAAAAATAAAATCACGCGAAAATCTATTATTTTAG